The following coding sequences lie in one Candidatus Thermokryptus mobilis genomic window:
- a CDS encoding cytochrome c3 family protein, giving the protein MKSNFKIFALYFFTILLVPASFVFVAFSNSDKSDKAEFYGDNVKQWMNIKFSHQFHAENVGAECTDCHAEALKSENASDFLLPDMSTCYNCHDEKSTPCEYCHKDIELLVPYEAPVRKIIFSHKFHIENQKMNCLDCHAGSDKVDYATPEHLPSMESCFACHNNRIATNECEACHKEMVSILPSSHKVADFKTEHKKLVRAGGAENSCITCHSDDFCQQCHDGANLLRVGSDFYSPFTPQSSGKQQLVLQRVHDLNYRYTHGIDAKAKSNDCYVCHDRQTFCSGCHVPNGATTSSVKPEWHKGNDFVTIGVGTGGGRHAKLAKRDIEMCMSCHDTEGADPTCVLCHVDRNPGLGNDPKTHPKNYMKDVEGDWHTNDGSVCFTCHINTRKAGIGFCGYCHGQEK; this is encoded by the coding sequence ATGAAATCAAATTTTAAAATTTTTGCTCTGTATTTCTTCACCATTTTACTTGTTCCAGCTTCATTTGTGTTTGTCGCTTTTTCAAACTCTGACAAATCCGACAAGGCGGAATTTTATGGTGACAATGTTAAGCAATGGATGAACATTAAATTTTCACATCAATTTCACGCTGAAAATGTTGGTGCCGAGTGCACCGATTGTCACGCTGAGGCACTGAAAAGTGAAAACGCCTCCGATTTTCTTTTACCTGATATGAGCACATGCTATAATTGTCACGATGAGAAATCAACACCATGTGAGTATTGTCATAAAGACATTGAACTATTAGTCCCTTACGAAGCCCCGGTGCGGAAAATTATCTTTTCGCATAAATTTCACATTGAGAATCAAAAGATGAATTGTCTTGACTGTCACGCTGGCTCAGATAAAGTTGACTATGCAACGCCGGAACATTTGCCAAGCATGGAGAGTTGTTTTGCCTGTCATAACAATAGAATCGCTACGAATGAATGTGAGGCGTGCCATAAAGAAATGGTTTCAATCTTGCCGTCAAGCCATAAGGTAGCCGATTTTAAAACCGAGCATAAAAAGCTTGTCCGCGCCGGTGGGGCTGAAAATAGTTGCATCACTTGTCATTCAGATGATTTCTGTCAACAGTGTCACGATGGGGCAAATCTTTTGCGAGTTGGAAGTGATTTTTATTCTCCCTTCACCCCACAAAGCTCAGGGAAGCAACAGCTTGTTTTACAAAGAGTCCATGACCTAAATTACCGCTACACTCACGGAATTGACGCAAAGGCAAAGTCAAATGATTGCTATGTTTGCCACGATAGGCAAACGTTCTGTTCTGGTTGTCATGTTCCAAATGGCGCAACCACAAGTTCTGTTAAACCGGAATGGCATAAGGGAAATGATTTCGTTACAATTGGAGTTGGAACGGGTGGCGGAAGGCATGCAAAACTTGCAAAAAGGGACATTGAAATGTGTATGAGCTGTCACGATACAGAGGGAGCTGACCCAACTTGTGTTCTCTGCCATGTTGATAGAAACCCTGGACTTGGGAACGACCCGAAGACGCATCCGAAAAATTATATGAAAGATGTTGAAGGTGATTGGCACACAAACGATGGTTCGGTTTGCTTTACTTGCCACATTAATACTAGAAAAGCTGGTATTGGTTTCTGTGGATATTGTCATGGGCAAGAAAAGTAA